Proteins encoded in a region of the Oncorhynchus gorbuscha isolate QuinsamMale2020 ecotype Even-year linkage group LG16, OgorEven_v1.0, whole genome shotgun sequence genome:
- the LOC124000638 gene encoding heparan sulfate glucosamine 3-O-sulfotransferase 2-like yields the protein MAYRLISNRIVPSSNRLSKRFIFIFTISLSFTYLCYSILFCCGTIMPTQSYEEKRCLHHKNVGSKKLLQKDCTADRRTALDETLNVALTHQGSSHARNQSRNSALPITHKRSIAPSEYNITVAQKYGNKKLPNALIVGVKKGGTRAVLEFIRIHPDVRALGTEPHFFDRNYDRGLDWYRGLMPRTLDSQITLEKTPSYFVTREAPRRIASMSPNTKLIVVVRNPVTRAISDYTQTLSKKPDIPTFEELAFQNRSQGLVDTSWNAIRIGMYILHLENWLQYFRLSQIHFVSGERLITDPAGELGRVQDFLGLKRIITDKHFYFNRTKGFPCLKKPESSSQPRCLGKSKGRTHVQIDREVIEQLRDFYRPFNIKFYEMVGQDFRWD from the exons ATGGCATATAGGTTGATCTCAAACCGAATCGTGCCATCTTCAAATAGGTTGAGCAAACGATTTATTTTTATATTCACCATTTCATTGTCCTTCACATATTTATGCTACAGCATTCTGTTTTGTTGTGGTACAATCATGCCAACCCAGAGTTATGAGGAAAAAAGGTGCCTCCATCACAAGAACGTAGGAAGCAAAAAACTTCTGCAAAAAGATTGCACCGCGGACAGGAGGACTGCTCTGGATGAGACTTTAAACGTGGCCCTCACTCACCAAGGATCAAGTCATGCTCGCAACCAAAGTAGAAATTCTGCCTTGCCCATCACTCACAAACGGAGTATTGCCCCATCCGAATATAATATTACTGTTGCACAGAAATATGGAAACAAAAAGTTACCTAACGCACTAATCGTCGGGGTGAAGAAGGGCGGCACCAGGGCGGTGCTGGAGTTCATTCGAATTCATCCAGATGTGCGCGCGCTTGGAACAGAGCCCCACTTTTTCGATAGAAACTATGACAGAGGATTGGACTGGTACAG AGGACTAATGCCACGGACTCTAGACAGCCAAATCACCTTGGAGAAAACCCCCAGCTACTTTGTGACACGAGAGGCTCCCAGACGCATCGCCAGTATGTCCCCCAACACCAAGCTGATTGTGGTGGTGCGTAACCCAGTCACCAGGGCCATCTCAGACTACACACAGACCCTGTCCAAGAAGCCGGACATCCCCACCTTCGAGGAGCTGGCCTTCCAGAACCGGAGCCAGGGTCTGGTAGACACCTCATGGAATGCTATCCGCATAGGGATGTACATCCTCCACCTAGAGAACTGGCTGCAGTACTTTCGCCTCTCCCAGATCCACTTTGTGAGCGGCGAGCGGCTGATCACGGACCCGGCGGGGGAGCTGGGCCGAGTCCAGGACTTCTTGGGTCTCAAACGCATCATCACAGACAAGCACTTCTACTTTAACCGAACCAAAGGCTTCCCTTGCCTGAAGAAGCCAGAGAGCAGCAGCCAGCCCCGCTGCCTGGGCAAGTCCAAGGGCAGAACTCACGTGCAGATTGACCGGGAGGTCATTGAGCAGCTCCGGGACTTTTATAGGCCTTTTAATATCAAATTCTATGAGATGGTGGGGCAAGACTTTAGGTGGGATTGA